Genomic window (Bacteroidota bacterium):
TGTTGAAGACATTCAAATAAGTGTGGCCAAGCAAGAACCCATTGACCCTGCTGACTTAATTAGAACAGGTACGGTAACATTCTTCAACAACGACAAAGGTTACGGTTTCATTAAAGATTCCGAATCGCAACAAAGTGTTTTTGTGCATGCTAATAGCCTTGAAAGTCCTATAAAAGAAAACGATAAAGTTACCTTCGAAACCGAGATGGGTCAGAAGGGGATGAATGCTGTTCGCGTAAAACATGCCGTTGCTGCTCCAAAGGTGGTAACTCCTCCTCCCCCGAGTGTTAATCCAGTGGAGTAATACCCATTCTTAAACTAAAATAGTCCAAGTTTTTAGATCGGTAATACAGAGCTACCTCTTGAAACCTGCAAGCTTGCGAAGGATAGGCCACCTTCTTCAAAGAAAATTTTTTTACCTATTCCCTTTCCCACTTTCTTGTGCTTCGCCCGCCATGCTTTACTATTTTCCATTTCTTTAAGTTGGCAAGTTTAATTAATCGGCGGCGAAATAACTGTGGGTAGAAATTAGTATATATATTTCCTTTAGGTGTGATTCCAATTTGTGATAGAATTTCGCATGTTGCGGCAGCACATCGCATCCCGAAAAATGCATAATCATAAGGAGTAGTATCGGTATAATTTAGAAAGATAGATTTTATTTTTTGATAAGATATTGGTGCAAGTGGAATAAGCACTGAAGTATACTTGATGGAGGCTGTATCTGCCTCCCAACTTTGAATTCCCTCAACCGAAAAAGCACTATTTTTTTTATTGCGGTGCCTAAATATATGCACCCTGCCTGATGGAACAAAACCAATAACCTGCGAATCTATTTCCATCGACACATGCCCGCCTTTGATGCCACCAAACCAATGTTTTTCTGTGCTCTTAAATTTTTTTAATGGCCTCGAACCATACATAAAATGTACTTTGACGTACTTAATAGAATCATGCGTTTGACTATAAGTGTTTGAGGCGATGAATAATATTAGTATGTATATTACTATTTTAAACATTTTTTTTTAGGGGTAATGGATAAGGACTTTAAAGGTTATTATTTTCGACAACTGGAAATAAGAAAAGTTTAGCTGTCGAAAATTATTTACTTGCGTCAGCCTCTTTTCCCTTTTCCCTTTTCCCTTACACCTTACTCCTAACTTCTCACTCGTTCCCTGCAAAAATGATATGCACCTCCTTATTTAAAAAATCGAGGGCCTTTTGAACGGGATTTTCGTCTTGTTCTATCATCACCGCAAAGATGGCTTTGCTGAGGTCGATGGCTTTGGCTTCCTCGGGCATGCGGGTGTAGCAAACATTAACCATATTGACCACCTGTTCTTTTACGGCCCTGATAAGCACCCATACTTGGTGGCTCACATATATCTGTTGGCTAAGGTTATGCTGGTACTCATGGTTTATTTCCGCTATTAATAATTGCTTAAAATCTTTGGCACTAATGCCGGGCTGACTTACACGAGGCAATAAGTTTGGTGGTGAGATTCGTTCTAGAAACAACGACATACGCTCGTAAGCTTGCAAACGTAATGGGGTGAAAAGTTCTTCGTTTTTGAGCCTCAATTGCATATTGCGTTTCTTTTCTTCATTGTTGAAATATGCAGTAAGCATGAGGTAAGCCAATAGCCCTACAATAAGGGAAGGGATGGTGAAATACAAGATATAAATAAATTCCATAAATAATGGTTAATAGTTAATGATTCCCGCCGTGGCGGGGTAAATGGTTAATGATGTCCGCCGCGGCGGAATGAATGATGAATGGTTGCCTCTGCTCCTCGTGCCGCGGCGGGGCCATCGGGTGGTTTAATTGTTAAACGAATTTTTTACGATTTTATTGTGCGACAAATATAGTACGATTTTTGAAATTAACATTCCTCCAGTATTCGTTTATCTTTGCCAACAACACCGAAAATCAATATATAATATTCAAAAAGGAGGTGGCCAAATCTTGAACGCTTTCGGGTCGTTGCTCGTTTTTACAACTCTCAATACTAATCCGCCACAGGCGGAGAACTATAGTAATATAAGAATTGGGATAATACCAAAAAATAATTTCATCATTTTTATAATATTTAAAAAATCTTCTTCACAGTAAGGAATTTGAAAGTATATAATACCGAAACTCAATATATAATAGTCCCAAAAAAAGGGGACCAAACATAATGTAGTTCGGTATTACCATTCTACAAACCAAATACGCCACAGGCGGAGAACTATTTTAGTTTAAGAATTGGTATAAGATTAGAAACTGATCTTTCTTTAAAAATAATTATTGAAACAGTTGAGGTCTAAAATATAAAAGGACTTTTATATAATACAAAAAATATTCGTGGTTATGCTTTTTTTAATCCCGCCCTTGCTTGGGTTATGATTTATAGCACGAATTATGAAAGTGGTGTATAATAAAACATCACCCCGCAAACATCCCAAAAATCAAAACTGCCAAAACCAAAATAGGAGAGGGCCATTTGCCCCACCATAAATAAGCAACGGTAAGTACTATAATACCCGCATTTCCCCAGTCCCAATGTACAGGTCGCATCAATAATACAGCCGCCGCAACTACGAGTCCTGCCGATGCTGCATTGATT
Coding sequences:
- a CDS encoding cold shock domain-containing protein, whose translation is MSKAQETFNKKEKEKKKLRKKQDKELKKEERKANSDKGKSFEDMMVYVDENGNISSTPPDPKKKRIINVEDIQISVAKQEPIDPADLIRTGTVTFFNNDKGYGFIKDSESQQSVFVHANSLESPIKENDKVTFETEMGQKGMNAVRVKHAVAAPKVVTPPPPSVNPVE